In Panicum virgatum strain AP13 chromosome 5K, P.virgatum_v5, whole genome shotgun sequence, the genomic window CCGGCCTTGCAAATGTCAAAATAGCTTCCTTCAAAAAGATGATGACCAGTCGAAGAACAATATTTTATTATACTATATTTAAGAATTAAATAGAGCAAGGAAAGAAGATAGGGTTGCATGTACAGGGAAGGTCTGAAAAATTCAAGATAGGAGCATTTTCCAAATCGTTCAGACCAATATGGATGCACAACATCAATAGAGGTCACCGCCATCATCATCCTGCGGATTAGTGCTGTGACTGGATATAAAAATAACTATAGTGCAAAATTAGATTGCCAAACATTAAACAAAATATTATAAGAAAATTAGAATGGTCAACAATAAAGAAAAAAGGTAGCTTATTAATTTGAGCAGCTTAAAACAGGTCACAGGTTCCAGCTTTGCTAGTGTTATGAACCTTAATTCATTTGGAGATAGGGAGGATAACCATTGCCGGAAAGATGGTCGAACAAAGTCGGCGTGGAGGGAGACTAGAGTATTTGGGGGGATTTGGATTGTTTGTTCTTTCTTCATTGCTTTATTCAAAGAGATACAATCTCATTTTTATATAGATGTGCTGACTTGACCCTTAAGAAACCCTGACTTAACCCTTAAGAAACCAATCTCTAAATTTAAGGAAATAacaaaccaatctaatctaatctttcCTAATATCTGGACCCTATTACTGTTCACGGAACAGTACTTCCTACACATGACATCTCCTCCCTCCTTCGAAGACAGCTCGCCCTCGAGCTGTGGTGGTCTGGTGGAGGCCATGGTTCTAGCCTTCATAGTCCCCTAGTAGCTCTGATCTGCACGTGATGCTTGTTTCTTCTGGATCCCATGGAAAACCACCAAACTTGCCTCTAGCCATCCAGAGCCAAGACTAAGAACGTACACATCTACTAACATGGAGCAGAACGACGACTGGTGGCTTCGTGTGGATGGTTGTCGGAGCGGCTCCACCCGTGATCGCCTTTCTGCGCAGATTGACGTCCTGCTGCTCCGAGTAGATGGCCAGCGGCACCGCAAGCACGAGTCGGAGCTACTAACATGGAGCAGAACGACGACTGGTGGCTTCGTGTGGATGGTTGTCGGAGCGGCTCCACCCGTGATCGCCTTTCTGCGCAGATTGACGTCCTGCTGCTCCGAGTAGATGGCCAGCGGCACCGCAAGCACGAGTCCTCCGACGATGTTGTCCCTACGTGGAATGACGGTCAGCGGCTCCCAGCAGATGGCCACTGGCGTGCCGATTTGGAGTGGCGCCACCACCTCCGACGGATGGAGACAGGAACAATATGTTCGCTTGCTCCCGTGTAGAAGCCGCGCTCGCTGCCTTGCGAGGaatccacgcgccgccgcctgtaGCCGCACCACCGCTTCTTTACGCCGCAAGCTCTCCTTCAACTTCAAGAGTACGGTTTGGATCTGTGCGCAACATTGCCGTATGATAATGGATCACCGGTAGCAGAAGCCATGAAATCAGATCGAAACCAAAGCTAACTGATACCAGATGTTATGAACCTTAGTTCATTTGGGGATAGGGAGGATAACCATTGCCGGGAAGATGGCCGGGCAAAGTCGGTGTGGAGGAAGACTACAGTATTTGGGGGATTTGGATTGGTTGTTCTTTCTTCATTGCTTCATTCAAAGAGATACAATCCCATCTTTATATAGATGGGCTGACTTTAAGAAACTCTGACTTAACCCTTAAGAAACCAATCTCTAAATTTAAGAAAATAACAAACCAATATAATCTAATCATTCCTAATATCTGGACCCTATTACTGTTCACGGCGTGAACAGTACTTCCTACCCAAGACAGCTAGGTTGTGGAGCGAAATACCATTGAAACTGAAGTGTTTCTTTGGATAGATTTCAAGAACAGGCTACAGCCAGGGGGTCAGCCTAAAAAGAAAAGCGTGGAAAGGATACTGGATGCAAACTTTGTTCAATTCCTGAAACCACTGACCGTGTTGTCTTCAATTGTTATTTATCTAAATTCACGTGGTTCTGTTATTTATTTAAGTCTCTTCAAAATAATTCACTTAGTTTTGAATTAAAATGTACCAGGTTCAGACAAGTAGAGCTTTTGGGATGGCAAACTTGTACTCTCTTTTTCCTCTAGCTGTTGTGATCGTAGTTTCTACCCTGACTGTCAGATCTTAGACAAAAACTGTAGTAATGTTCAGAGCTTCAGGTCTAGCTGGTGTCAATTGCATAGTCTTCGTTTCAAACCCAAAGTCGTTTCAGGATTCTTGTAGGTCAAACTATTAGAACTTTGATCACTAATATAAATATTACATAGAGTAACAACAATATATGATAGATATTTCTGGATTTGCCATGATAAGTATTTTGAAACTTTGAAATTTCATATTTTCTCATAAATAATTGGTCAAAACATGTATTTTGAATCAACGGGGTATATATTTGTCTATAAACAgtaagaattttttttctagaaaatgTGCAAAATAAAGTTCAAAAATGTCATCATACACAATTGTCTTCTTGTACTTGGTGCATGTATTCCATGTTTCCAACCCTTCCTTGAACACACTCTTTATAGAGCAAGAACAATGACACCAAAGACCACACCATCTTACATCTCTGGTTACATCATACAACCATTGATCTGCAAGCAAGAAATCAACAAAACAGAGTAAGATTATACAGGCTCTTCctacaacataatcaatggacCAAAGGATTAACTAGACCCACCTGGAAACAAGCTGCTGTCTAGTTCAAGCTAGCAACAGCTTCAAGAAGGGAAGCAACAAAATGCATCTGAACTGCCTCATCAATTGTCGAGAAGAGGGGCACATGCACAAACAGAGATTTGATGCCATGTTCCTCGGCAAAGCGGAGAGAATGATAATACACATAGTTGCATAAAAATCGATCAGCATCATCTGAACGCATCACATCATGGCCAATCTTTCGAAGAATCTTGACTAATTCATTAACTGGAAGGGTAGTCTGATTCATAACAAGTTAACCATAACATAAATAATGCTTCAATAATGAGATGCAGAAGTCACAAACTCACAATCATAAGCCGTAAAGTCGAATTTGTATTGATGCAATGTGTGTATAGAGAACCCATTTATCTAGCAAGTAATGTTTCTGTAACAAGGAACAATATTTTGATTCCAGAATACAGTTTCTCTATTCCAACAACTCTTGTCAAAATTGGCATAAATGATTATCAGTATGGAGAGCATGCCGTAGTCACCTAAAATATAATTTCTTCCTGCAATCAGGTGATGACAGACATTTATCGTATCCCTTTTTCCTCACTAGCTGATGCTATGTAATTTAAAGAGAACTAAACCAGCAAGGTAAAGTTTCCAGTACTTCTACAATCAGAGATTTTTTTGCCATGTacaacaaataaaatatttttcagGTAGCTTAGTTATAAACTTTGCTAACTTggaaagaaaaatactgttagAGATAATATTCACAGGAACAGAATTTCATGCAAAAAGACATCAAAGAAAGTGTAGCTGCAGTTTCTAGCTATATTTCATAATTGACAGTTACCTTTCTAACCCGTGAGATGTTTCCATCAGATGCTACAATAGGGACCCTCTGCATAGAAACAATGAAGTAAATAAAACATATAGAATGACAACATTTGTCTGTAAGTGTAGATCATGAAAATTGACAATTGCGCAAAAACGCAACCTGAGGTTTCCATCCTAGCTCATCAGGACAAGCGAATGTGGCGTCATTAACAGCTTGATTCTCAAGCGCAAATCTTGGTAAACCACCACTAACCCCAAAGTGGATCTGAGAAACGATACACACAAAAAATTCATTCATGTGCCATTGGATACAACTAGAAACTTTTATGACCTTTTCAGATATAAAACATGACAACACAAGAATGGAGATGGATGGCAGCTGAAGCATTGGTTTCCAGTTATCTCTATGTTATTCCCTCATAAATTTCACTGTTGCAATCTGGACATCATTGAATATAAATATTTGAATGTTTAAATGGAGCTTTGCTGTAAGACAAAGTAGATCAACTATACCAACAACCAACATCAGCTCCACGCCTCCACCAAAGAGTAGAGCTTCAGCATTAGATGCCCACACAGTCAAATGCATATTCATGAAGTACAAATTAATGAAAACTGCAAAAAAGTAGGAAATGGCACATCCTCATTGTGCTTTTCCTGAACTGGGAGGTTCCTTTTATCTAGGAAGCAATTTTCTACGAAGTCATCCAGAAAAAATGAATATCAGTTTATATATTCATGGAGTCCTACAGAATCGATAATTCAGTCTTTTTTAATATAGTTTCAGTTATCAATGCATTAAGAAGCATGCCAGTTGAACCAAGGCAGTTTTAATGCTAACCTCCTGGTCAAGAGAACACAAACAAAGAGTAGCAAAACAAAACTTTTCAGGTGAAAGATAAAGGAACGCTGCTTCACAAATCATGATATTAGTGCAGACTATCAAATATAGACTAAGGTGAGCACTAACCCAAATTATTTGCGACCCTTCCTGTCTGTTTGAAATAGCAGACTCTAAAACTTCATATAGTGTGCCAAGTGCACCCTGCCCTGCAGCTTCGAGAACAGTGCAGCTGCCGAGTACAAGGTTTTTTGGCAAGCCTTTCTTTTCCATATAAGATTGAAGATTGCTCACTATTTTCTCAGTTGGGTTCTCAGGAACTCCAATAAACTTCTTGAATCCAGTAACATGGACAGTCACAGCTGAAGGTCCTTCTGATCCCATTTAAACTTTTAAGAATAGCCAAACAACAAAGAATGGTTTCCCTATAACCTGAATTGAACAATAATCAATCAATGGGAAATATCAGCAAAGAGCACACTTTACCAGTTGCACAAGCCAGAGAGGGCGTAATCGGAATTGAACAGCATAATTTGGATTCGGTAGCTCATAGAAGCAGGCAACCTGTAAACAGATCTATCTCCCAGAACAAATTACTCCAAGAAAAGTCATCTAGTTAGGGTTCTTAccaacaaaagaagaaaaaaggaaacTTGGATCACCGAGCCAGTCGACGCGGCGACCTGGAGAGTACTACTGGCTCTGGATTCCTCCCGCTTGTCTTCTTCGGAAGGGACCACCAGGGGCTGGCCTACCGATGGAAAAAAAGAGGaagtggccgccgccgtcgccgccgccgtggtggtgAGAGAGCGGAGAAGACTCCGACTCCAATTTCGGTCCACCGAAGGCCCTGTTTGATGGCGACTTGAGCTCCTGGACCACACCCTGAGGCCCTGAATCCCGAGCTGGGCCGGCCTCTAGCCTTGATGGGTAAGCCAAGTGAGgcgcctttttcttttttatatttcaaaaatataaaaatttcaaaaatatatgttcgttttcaaaaatttcaaaagtaTACCCCGGTTGCCcggcccaggggcgacagggagcaacgggcgacaggaccctaatataattttttttggaatttacaAAGAGATCCCTggacgggcgacaggcccccccccacgggcgacgggggtctcccaccctatataagcTCTGGTCTCCGttcccttctcatttgagcccaaaaattcaggaaaaaagagaggggtgaggagaagaaaaacggcgaagctctgtcgaattccgcacttgtgatctaccggtaacttccgtatgaatccgttgatattgtataacaatttaatttaattagcggattagctgaattagatttggtgctttagaacactcgtttattattacaatttcagtactattacagacttatttttaaattaattataaattagaatagaattatgacagtaccttatagATATTGCAACATAAggcaatagaattatgacagtaactatattttcacgcatcgatttggtatacgataagtgcattattgaaatcattgttcgtcatttggcgcaccacactatagcgtcaatgtcttcgtcagaatcaacctacattccgtggagcaagtgtgaagccaccgtatccgaaggaattgatgtgccaatgtgcttctgcggttcgttatgcaagttcatgcaatctgaggttttatgagatgactacggcatgaggttctttatgtatgagaactacgaatatgacccacctaagcgatacggcaaagaccgggccaaggtagcaggacaacagaCGCTATTTTTGgttgtgacctaacattgagttatgattctaacttttgttggaaaaagtctcctccgcctctttgtgattttatgcagtcgttcgacaccgtgcagtcgcagcagccaaaggactttgtggaacaacaagcaaggtgggctgcagaacgttggcgccgaatgaagcacgagaaacagcaagaggagaagcgcaagaaagagcaagaagagatccgcaagaggatggaggaggtggagcgtaaggcggcggcggaacgtgaagctgacagggagagaaagcgagagagggcatgCCGTGCGAatgaagccgggcccgaagcaattagaaagggcaaatatcctcggtgcactcagtagagtagtaccatgtaattccggcattttacattccataaggcatggtgggtttagatgcaacaagaaattaccttgtcgcgtgcacatgccactgcaattagttgtttatattttcagttgagagcttgactctatgtgttgtaacttttaccattaatttacAGTTGTAGCCGAgaatctatgaaatctttgaacttgtccttaatattttcggagcttttcgtgtcactagaatactaaaaagcacacatttaattaatataacgataagaaacaagaactaagaaatacattacataatgtgaaccatcaagtttacatcataatacaacggtaatgaaacacacatcacacatgcagtggcatggcagaacccgttgcaaactactgTAAACAAAttctggactaacctaacatgccttaggtaatttaaaaaaacacaatAAACAcaaacgatgcagcatgtcactaacactagggtagtcctagtagccatacccccacgtagcaaactgcattgagccttctccgcagtatccacccattgtaggtggtgcaggcggtggtgccggaggcgtggggcccttcttcttgtgacaagggcagttgcagtaaggaatactgcatggttcatcctgtgaaccggcagcattgctggtattatcatcttcgtcgtctttgttaccctcgctcacttcctcataatggttcaccttgcattccagatcaaagatctttatctagaggtactcgatgaacttcTGAattgaatcaattggtgcaggatcgacccacctagtaaaaccacagttttctggagcatcagaagactgcaaaacaaatttcaggtaaggtgtctcattgaagataaagaaatgaaacaaccgagtattacccatgcgtgtggacatttaaagaaatgccgaccgccatccatcccgtcggtgcacatctgcactaaacagtcctcaccatgtctgcattttggccacggttctctatgGTTAttgtattgtcgaagaggagtttcattggaaaattcactcttgtgctgtggcggaaactcaaacactggttccggaaaggaatcaggtccaagaggcccctcccatattatggggtctccctttcttccccctttttctttcccaaaatcgtagtaattcttcccgctagacccacctccagacattgggtatacaatgagctttggtgtttgagtgttGCTGGGAGTTCATAAACTTCgaagtatttataggcgcacaaaggtctgatacccggtgtgtggagtgtaaatgcacctgacAAGCccacatgacaacacagtgaagaggctagctgacctaacactgaaaagccTAGATTcctgcattgctgccgctcggtcgatcgcgcatAGATGCCACCTTCctcactacacgccacagaccttcgctgtagaatgacaggttcgTCGTCCTcaccagagagactgcttttaAGGTGAACTGGTGTGGTtcccgtgttgtcacatctttttgaaatggtgaaagggcgatgctattgggttgtcatcttttgtcacgtatgtctgggcaaacaatgcgacatgTCGGAAATCCGTGCttgccgtgctgagcagtggcaagctgtgatctcgtactcgcagctagatatactatggtccctattttgagctattcgagcgtgtcacGAAATTTACActgtatgcggtagtcgtcatcatcgtcggcgggatctcggccgctaattcctaccgcacctaacttgtccttcattaaatcacggaaaaaattcgcaagaacttctcttatttcacgagcattatggaaccaacaaacataacaagttcacatcaatagtatctatataaacaaatgacaagtaaactaccacaatcataaatatcggatacaaataagcggtccacagctatctcattacaaataaacatcagagatacaaacatcagatatatctaaccacccctagggcgtctgATCCTCTTAGCCCTctactgggcacggacatggccctcggagtacgTGAGATGATCCGGAGACagcacctgtcgctcaggacgcaaatggggctgcggtgtctgttGCTGAGAGATCCAAAATGGTGCtactcctagctgtgaataccccaagacatcggggtcccCGTGCGCGTCAGGTGACTCtagagtcaagctgtcgagttcgtctaaggtgaagccctcgttatctggaacgaacgtactcgaaacaaaccctgcgtAACAGGTTgaaatgaggaagaagaaggcgcgCGGCTCGGAGCCCGACTCCGCCGCGGAGATCGAACTCCGGCGTgttccaccgccgccccgcgcgcccgtttgatcccggccgtcggatctgTTTCCTGCGGCTAAGATTAGATCTTGAACCGTTTTGTTCTCAGCAGccggatcgtgatccaacggatcagatccgtgcgtaccgcttcagccaggctcttttgcataagagtccctGGGTTTTCTCAGAATAAACCCGCAATCCAgctatattaaaaaataattcgTTTTCAGCCCAGAACTTTACACGaacccccctgagctttttaaatatagaacccgccgtccagttaggGCCTTTTTGCTCGttggccctcggatctttctggtttttacattttagtcctcggtttttgcagaaaacccccagaaactctgtttttcttgcagataAGTCCCTGAAatttgttttaagcctagattatgcgttttagctccgttttaagcgttctttatatccacgcgatcgttgtaatacGTAGagtagttttagactagtttagtgtgctgtttttatgaattgatgtactgttccttagcttttgttagtgtttgcttgtatgcttattgttgtgcattgttttggccatgtgttcgtgagtagacgctgatccatctgaggagccccagtaccagtacccggagcagccgtcttccgaccagtttgagcagcagcaggagcagtacgaggaaggcatgTATAACATGAAcgccacctatcactttaaatacaatttcatactgcatttaaatattgtatgcctataaggactctcctagccactttatatcctttatatacaccttgggttgcattttggttagttgtgctaggttgctgcgctctcaCCCATAattgtcctttttaattaaattaattaatggtatatgcaacttaattctgggagtggcctgCTTGAGGgtctcacgtctcgttaaaatttggttttgttagaaacatggtttagggggtcaGCACGGTGGTTATTGCctagttggccactctccataaggaccggttcatagaacgacaacctgggacaacagcgcaaccacaagaccggaatgggacggtcttggcttactaattaggtcattttggttcgggagtaacttaccgatggggcaggaggggtggtgagcttcaatggtccctacgctacgaggcttggtctgtgtttttgttttgtaccccctcgaggtgggccctaTCGTAGCATTGCcagaatccttagcggttaccccttaccaacgtgatcctttgtaacggcctcgtagtgagtttgctagtcatctcacctaaggaagtgtgatgaacctctagcgtagctcacgacttgtgggtaaagatgtgcgacctctgcagagtgtaaaactggtatactagccgtgctcacggtcatgagcggcccagatcctccttttgattagtggggttattttcctttgacgaggcaggttccccgggtggcttggttcggtttggtttttAGTAGCTTCTTAATTAactctgattaattactatgtaactgggttaatggtaattcatccacttgtaattagctttaataaacattttccaagacttaaaagctaatgcagttaagtcagccaaccttagagcctcatagtttgtgttatacttgttgagtacggttgTGTACTCACGCTTGCCTCTTcactactttttcctct contains:
- the LOC120706942 gene encoding pyrrolidone-carboxylate peptidase-like is translated as MGSEGPSAVTVHVTGFKKFIGVPENPTEKIVSNLQSYMEKKGLPKNLVLGSCTVLEAAGQGALGTLYEVLESAISNRQEGSQIIWIHFGVSGGLPRFALENQAVNDATFACPDELGWKPQRVPIVASDGNISRVRKTTLPVNELVKILRKIGHDVMRSDDADRFLCNYVYYHSLRFAEEHGIKSLFVHVPLFSTIDEAVQMHFVASLLEAVASLN